Proteins from a single region of Streptomyces spinoverrucosus:
- a CDS encoding carbonic anhydrase produces MQTLIAHARTFAHSQGAELGELAAGQSPYALFITCSDSRVIPSLITGARPGELFELRTAGNIVPPYDVGPTSEAATIEYAVKVLGVTDIVVCGHSHCGAVGALVRGDDLSAVPAVREWLGHAAALPSGAPDDPLVAEAVQHHVLGQVVRLMSYPCVETRLRDERLRVHAWFYEVHTGAVLAYQNESDSFQAL; encoded by the coding sequence ATGCAAACCCTCATCGCACACGCACGCACCTTCGCCCACTCCCAGGGCGCCGAACTGGGCGAACTGGCCGCAGGGCAGTCGCCGTACGCACTCTTCATCACCTGCTCCGACTCCCGTGTCATCCCCTCACTCATCACCGGTGCCCGCCCCGGTGAGCTCTTCGAGCTGCGTACGGCGGGGAACATCGTCCCGCCGTACGACGTGGGTCCCACCTCCGAGGCCGCGACGATCGAGTACGCCGTCAAGGTGCTCGGTGTCACCGACATCGTGGTCTGCGGGCACTCGCACTGCGGCGCGGTCGGCGCGCTGGTGCGCGGCGACGATCTCTCGGCCGTTCCGGCGGTGCGCGAGTGGCTCGGTCACGCCGCCGCACTGCCGTCCGGCGCACCGGACGACCCACTGGTCGCCGAGGCGGTCCAGCACCACGTCTTGGGGCAGGTGGTCCGGCTGATGTCGTACCCGTGCGTCGAGACGCGCCTGAGGGACGAGCGGCTGCGGGTCCACGCCTGGTTCTACGAGGTCCACACCGGCGCCGTGCTGGCGTACCAGAACGAATCCGACTCCTTCCAGGCGCTGTGA
- a CDS encoding alkaline phosphatase PhoX gives MPLNRREMLSRSALAGAGVMLIGSVEALLTAPGAVADTAATGGAVGYGPLVPDPKGILALPEGFSYRILTRTGVTTLESGQTTPSNHDGTGAFSAGGDDDDDDAVTLLVNNHEIDDPLSEADDPVPHLDGLVYDPAAAGGCTVVEVADDSVREWVGIAGTSTNCAGGVTPWGTWLTCEETEDKAGEAGMTKDHGYVFEVDPEHGSAANLDPKPIKCLGRYAHEAVVVDKNRGHLYLTEDASKPNGLLYRWTPPVRFTHGPGKLRALADNAGVLEAFKCFDAGGQYVDDLSRATKVGTVYRVDWVKVPDRDAVTTSVRKQFLAGEITRSRKLEGMWWGDGGAYFVSSYARTESPGAPHDGQVWFYDPRTSTITLKVLLAVNTDPSQDGAYDGPDNITVSPFGGLVIAEDGEGVSHLFGATADGRTYPIARNELNVGTAEAPEYSEFAGVTFSADGRTLFANIQDPGILLAITGPWTGDDDGDDD, from the coding sequence ATGCCGCTGAACCGCAGGGAAATGCTGAGCCGATCGGCGCTGGCCGGCGCCGGGGTCATGCTCATCGGCAGTGTGGAGGCGCTGCTCACGGCGCCCGGCGCCGTGGCCGACACGGCCGCGACCGGTGGCGCTGTCGGCTACGGCCCGCTGGTCCCGGACCCCAAGGGCATCCTCGCCCTGCCCGAGGGCTTCTCCTACCGGATCCTGACCCGCACCGGTGTCACCACCCTGGAGTCCGGCCAGACCACCCCGAGCAACCACGACGGCACGGGCGCGTTCTCCGCCGGCGGAGACGACGATGACGACGACGCCGTGACCCTGCTGGTGAACAACCACGAGATCGACGACCCACTGAGCGAGGCCGACGACCCGGTGCCGCACCTGGACGGTCTGGTCTACGACCCGGCTGCGGCCGGCGGCTGCACGGTCGTCGAGGTGGCCGATGATTCCGTGCGCGAGTGGGTCGGCATCGCCGGCACCTCCACCAACTGCGCGGGCGGCGTCACCCCCTGGGGCACCTGGCTCACCTGCGAGGAGACCGAGGACAAGGCCGGCGAGGCCGGCATGACCAAGGACCACGGCTACGTCTTCGAGGTCGACCCCGAGCACGGTAGCGCAGCCAACCTCGACCCCAAGCCGATCAAGTGCCTCGGCCGCTACGCCCACGAGGCGGTCGTCGTCGACAAGAACCGCGGCCACCTCTACCTCACCGAGGACGCCTCCAAGCCCAACGGCCTCCTCTACCGCTGGACCCCGCCGGTCCGCTTCACCCACGGCCCCGGCAAGCTGCGCGCCCTGGCCGACAACGCGGGCGTGCTGGAGGCGTTCAAGTGCTTCGACGCCGGCGGCCAGTACGTCGACGACCTCTCGCGCGCCACGAAGGTCGGCACCGTCTACCGCGTGGACTGGGTCAAGGTGCCCGACCGTGACGCCGTCACCACTTCCGTGCGCAAGCAGTTCCTGGCCGGTGAGATCACCCGCTCCCGCAAGCTCGAGGGCATGTGGTGGGGCGACGGCGGCGCCTACTTCGTCTCCAGCTACGCGCGCACCGAGAGCCCCGGCGCCCCGCACGACGGCCAGGTGTGGTTCTACGACCCGCGCACCAGCACCATCACCCTCAAGGTCCTGCTGGCCGTCAACACCGACCCGTCGCAGGACGGCGCCTACGACGGCCCCGACAACATCACCGTCTCTCCTTTCGGCGGCCTGGTGATCGCCGAGGACGGCGAGGGCGTGTCCCACCTTTTCGGTGCCACCGCCGACGGCCGGACCTACCCCATCGCCCGCAACGAGCTGAACGTCGGCACCGCCGAGGCCCCGGAGTACAGCGAGTTCGCCGGCGTCACCTTCTCCGCCGACGGCAGGACGCTGTTCGCCAACATCCAGGACCCCGGCATCCTCCTCGCCATCACCGGCCCGTGGACGGGCGACGACGACGGCGACGACGACTAG
- a CDS encoding ribbon-helix-helix domain-containing protein — MSMKRTNVYADPEDLAIIKEAAKRRGISEAEIIRQGIHLAAMANRVWDEPLFSRTFEGPGRSLPKSEVRDTVAEAVRRETGSGSGSTA; from the coding sequence ATGTCCATGAAGCGCACCAATGTCTACGCCGACCCCGAGGACCTGGCCATCATCAAAGAGGCCGCCAAGCGCCGAGGTATAAGCGAGGCCGAGATCATCCGCCAGGGCATCCACCTTGCAGCCATGGCGAACCGGGTCTGGGACGAGCCGCTGTTCTCACGCACCTTCGAGGGGCCGGGGCGCTCGCTGCCCAAGTCGGAGGTTCGGGACACGGTCGCCGAGGCCGTCCGGCGCGAGACCGGCTCGGGTTCCGGATCCACCGCATGA
- a CDS encoding PIN domain-containing protein — MIIVITDTSGLLAALDSAHPEHAAASEAIMAAGLLVMSPLLLAELDHVATRELGREAALSAVDDLRRWMSRGRVVMPEITEDHLGAAQSVRVRYRALDLGLADAVNVALAAEYDTDAILTLDRRDFRAVRPLGRYKAFRVLPDDLPL; from the coding sequence ATGATCATTGTCATCACCGATACGTCCGGCCTCCTGGCGGCCCTGGACTCGGCTCATCCGGAGCACGCGGCGGCGAGCGAGGCGATCATGGCGGCGGGCCTGCTGGTCATGTCCCCGCTCCTGCTGGCCGAACTGGATCATGTGGCGACGCGTGAGCTCGGCAGGGAGGCTGCCCTCAGTGCGGTCGACGACCTGCGGCGCTGGATGAGCCGGGGTCGTGTCGTCATGCCGGAGATCACGGAGGACCACCTGGGCGCCGCCCAGTCTGTCCGTGTCCGCTACCGCGCGCTGGACCTCGGCCTAGCCGACGCGGTGAACGTGGCGCTTGCCGCCGAGTACGACACGGACGCGATTCTCACCCTCGACCGACGGGACTTCCGGGCCGTACGCCCGTTGGGCCGCTACAAGGCGTTCCGGGTACTCCCCGACGATCTCCCGCTCTGA
- a CDS encoding twin-arginine translocase TatA/TatE family subunit — protein sequence MFGLSELAIILIVVIAVLCAKKLPELARSAGKSARILKAEARAMKDEDDPSVPRVIQGETAPDDSKPQGTQQHRQ from the coding sequence ATGTTCGGACTGAGCGAGCTCGCGATCATCCTCATCGTCGTCATAGCCGTCCTGTGCGCGAAGAAGCTTCCCGAACTGGCCCGCTCGGCGGGCAAGTCGGCCCGCATTCTCAAGGCGGAGGCCAGGGCGATGAAGGACGAGGACGATCCGTCGGTGCCCCGGGTGATCCAGGGGGAGACCGCCCCGGACGACTCAAAGCCCCAGGGAACGCAGCAGCATCGGCAGTGA
- a CDS encoding BlaI/MecI/CopY family transcriptional regulator — translation MADDRQRSRRRGQGELEALVLSALREADGPATAGWVQERVGGDLAYTTVITILTRLLAKGVVTRERAGRSFAWTPASDEAGLAAHRMRKVLDAESDREAVLASFVTSLGPDDERLLRELLGQSRKGED, via the coding sequence ATGGCGGATGACCGGCAGCGTTCCCGGCGCCGGGGACAGGGCGAGCTGGAGGCGCTGGTCCTGTCGGCGCTGCGGGAGGCGGACGGTCCGGCGACGGCCGGCTGGGTGCAGGAGCGGGTCGGCGGGGACCTCGCATATACGACGGTGATCACGATCCTGACCCGGCTGTTGGCCAAGGGGGTCGTGACTCGGGAACGCGCGGGCCGTTCCTTCGCGTGGACGCCCGCGTCGGACGAGGCGGGCCTCGCCGCGCACCGGATGCGCAAGGTGCTGGACGCCGAGAGTGACCGGGAGGCCGTGCTCGCCAGCTTCGTCACGAGCCTCGGGCCCGACGACGAGCGGCTTCTGCGCGAGCTGCTGGGTCAGTCCCGGAAAGGGGAAGACTGA